Proteins from a genomic interval of Gadus morhua chromosome 21, gadMor3.0, whole genome shotgun sequence:
- the LOC115534911 gene encoding probable E3 ubiquitin-protein ligase TRIML1, translated as MASANTSWSEENFSCCICLDLFSSPVTTPCGHNFCRTCITKFWDEQVKYQCPVCNKIFDTKPDLQVNTLLSELAAQFITTIRVKEQPCVEPAEVPCDFCTGTRLKAVKSCLVCFSSYCQTHLEPHQRVARLQKHRLVEPMDRLEGRMCNKHDRLLELFCQTDQVCVCLLCTVTDHKSHPVVPLKEEFEVKTAQLGKIEAEVPQMIQERKIKIKEIKDTVQLSNKDADREIAGGVQLFTALICCVEKCRDEFNQTIQEKLKSTEKQAEDLIKDLEQEIEDLTNRCSEVKQLSHTKDHLHFLQTFRSLKDPPPTRDWTTLEVRPPSYVGTLKRSLNQLEATLNMEVKKLFDDAELKRVQHYEVDVTLDPETAFPSLTLSEDGKQVHHGGVRKVLPDNRKRFTKYTLVLTRQSFSSGRFYFEVQVKDKTFWWLGVARESIKRKGKTMWTPETGYWTLAYKKDGLEFKDNPSVCLPLRAELQKVGVFVDYDEGVVSFYDVEARVRIYSATGCTFSEPLYPFLCPGRHDYGGNNSAPLIISPVNQTD; from the coding sequence atggcctctgctaacacttcctggtctgaggagaacttttcatgttgcATCTGTCTGGATCTATTCAGCAGCCCAgttaccacaccatgtggacacaacttctgcagaacctgtattacaaagttctgggatgaacaagtcaagtaccaatgtcctgtttgcaacaagatttttgacacaaaacctgatctacaggtcaataccctcttatcagagctggctgctcagtTTATAACAACCATACGAgttaaagagcagccttgtgttgaaccagcagaagttccctgtgacttctgtactgggacccgattgaaggccgtgaagtcctgcctagtgtgttttagctcttactgccaaacccacctggagccacatcagagagtcgctcgcctgcagaaacatcggctggtcgagcctatggaccgtctggaaggcAGGATGTGTAataaacacgaccgacttctggagctcttctgccagactgaccaggtgtgtgtctgtctgttgtgcacagtgacggaccacaagtcccatcctgttgtacctctgaaggaggaatttgaagtgaagacggcccagctggggaagatagaggctgaagtaccgcagatgatccaggagagaaaaataaagattaaggagatcaaagacacagtacaactgagcaacaaagatgcagacagagagatagccggTGGTGTGCAGCTCTTCACTGCTCTAATATgctgtgttgaaaagtgccgcgatgaattcaaccaaacgattcaagagaaactgaaatccacagagaaacaagctgaagacctcatcaaagacctggagcaggaaatagaagatctgaccaatagatgctcagaggtgaagcagctctcacacactaaagaccacctccacttcctccagaccttcagatccctgaaggatcctccacccaccagggactggacgacattggaggtccgtcctccgtcatacgtagggaccttgaagAGATCTCTGAATCAGCTGGAGgcgacactgaacatggaggtgaagaagctgtttgatgatgctgaactgaagagggttcAGCattatgaagtagatgtgactctagATCCTGAAACAGCTTTTCCCAGTCTCaccctgtctgaggatgggaaacaagtacatcatGGAGGTGTGAGGAAGGTACTCCCAGACAACCGTAAGAGATTTACAAAGTATACATtggttctcacgaggcagagcttctcttCAGGGAGATTTTATTTTGAGGtacaggttaaagacaagactttctggtggttaggagtggccagagagtccatcaaaAGAAAAGGTAAGACCATgtggacccctgagacgggttactggactcttgcCTACAAAAAGGATGGGTTGGAATTTAAAGATaacccttctgtctgtctccctctgagagctgagctccagaaggtgggggtgtttgttgattatgatgagggtgtggtctccttctatgatgtggaagccagggttcgtatctactctgctactggctgcaccttcagtgagcctctctatccattcctctgcCCAGGCCGCCATGATTATGGAGgtaacaactctgcccccctgatcatctcacctgtcaatcaaacagactag